Proteins found in one Lepeophtheirus salmonis chromosome 9, UVic_Lsal_1.4, whole genome shotgun sequence genomic segment:
- the LOC121124770 gene encoding uncharacterized protein has protein sequence MFKKLISLVQSQYSLLCSGRPHKTLGNLMNINGKTLPTLIYPKLQHFSRIRSRGLYFNGNMGLTYTFLFLILYASLLAKPVSSGPTSSAHHTKESSISDISQLRPKWINPCGYKKFHHGSKLPPNFPKINPLSEKQMLNNIVNIAYQALQHSVRFQSEYVKKTFSVDNWKDHDELWRDQKLGWLPSWEEIPKHLNEKTKLKHLVELEITTALKNMYVFLQKIAVGLEQIVIDKLVNGGDNDEFIHKFNEAEYKLKSVLCEIQGALIEMKSYEDIKESQVTRNVMPHQWRQMNSQHNRNLRDWLIYRDYMNGLEYIIDSFKHKLKNI, from the exons atgtttaaaaaattaatcagttTAGTTCAAAGCCAGTATAGTTTATTGTGCAGCGGCAGACCCCATAAAACCCTCGGCAACCTCATGAACATAAACGGAAAAACACTCCCGACTCTCATCTACCCAAAACTCCAACATTTTTCTCGGATACGGAGTAGAGGACTTTACTTCAACGGCAACATgg GCCTCACGTACACATTCTTATTCCTCATACTCTACGCATCCTTATTGGCAAAGCCAGTGAGCAGTGGTCCCACATCTTCAGCCCATCACACAAAAGAATCTTCGATATCTGACATATCACAACTAAGGCCCAAATGGATCAACCCTTGTGGCTACAAAAAGTTTCATCATGGATCCAAACTCCCTCCAAACTTTCCAAAAATCAATCCCCTCTCTGAGAAACAAATGTTGAATAACATTGTGAACATTGCCTATCAAGCACTTCAACACTCTGTTCGGTTCCAAAGTGAATAT gttaaaaaaacattctcaGTCGACAATTGGAAGGATCACGATGAATTGTGGAGGGATCAGAAACTAGGATGGCTTCCAAGCTGGGAAGAAATCCCTAAGCATCTCAAcgagaaaacaaaattaaagcaTTTAGTTGAATTAGAA ataACAACTGCACTAAAAAACATGTATGTTTTCCTACAAAAGATAGCCGTGGGCCTGGAACAAATCGTTATTGATAAACTCGTCAATGGAGGAGACAACGACGAATTTATCCACAAGTTCAATGAAGCGGAGTACAAACTAAAATCC GTCCTTTGCGAAATCCAGGGCGCTCTCATTGAAATGAAATCCTATGAGGACATCAAAGAATCTCAAGTGACGCGTAACGTCATGCCTCATCAATGGAGGCAAATGAATAGTCAACATAATCGCAATCTCCGGGATTGGCTCATTTATAGAGACTACATGAATGGCCTGGAGTACATCATCGATTCCTTTAAACacaagttgaaaaatatttaa
- the LOC121124805 gene encoding uncharacterized protein — protein MLLVVLLIEILGFLLRDTTAQNTTTTNPRMSTNTSNATTFMPNGTVYRNVTNNWITTTANNLSNITTTSNGANGTNGSSSTSSNNTHTGVQITSCYEDTAMNISDKCNLASDVRLSDSISKVINERCREGLLKKDSFKRDNGQIKLDGSVCGVLDAETIGSANKSQFCFSSKNVSFHILNITMTLDSNLSSSDILKQQLLQQFNNDMLKKVGFADLGFIDWNKNSNTLEVSMIVRFSQTTIADSTIYGNLTLRPTIKSLEVLKHCLDEDTTTTTTSLFTTKDPKIDIVSPTSKSKKPCQFISKYMPFDVRTAINKRCRSLISFQIESFVGKNKISINNKRCGVENSTNATYAMSSPICYSYIDNQLKRTIVHVLRIEEELYIPDFGNFRKAAFRKMKKKVENTYNEVSLNSSQLVGFGFDRAILLSIDLPTSPTRSLRRKRTPKVGLDVSLAIQLSKANVDLNEYERYFNRETKGGTVLGDNKLDTSVNHIKYAESCNESLKSVFKEVEAEVLTASGIDLEEVSVTPIGSSIDLVCPRGTKFSFDNDGFVVNDGIFQVVCNTHQKYSVPLPSWPKCVQFCPLILPNPPEHTGLVNVKSEFTTPSGQNARYMCKNSDLGVDQGSSIYYEVECLNNTKYKVPTSKYDWPICEVRTTTMRPEISIGVNNMLNRYKWNINYHYTLYQRGSDFIPKELKDYFSTVTIPCFIGLLVVILFCLCFTRNDSPICLICKDSTLRKKKTLIPLKNFENN, from the exons A TGTTGCTCGTAGTTCTACTCATAGAAATCCTTGGGTTTCTTTTAAGAGATACCACAGCTCAAA ACACGACTACTACGAATCCTAGAATGAGTACAAATACATCGAATGCAACCACATTCATGCCTAATGGAACAGTATATCGCAATGTTACTAATAATTGGATCACTACAACTGCAAACAATCTTAGCAATATAACTACAACTTCCAACGGAGCTAATGGTACTAATGGATCCTCAAGCACTTCAAGTAATAATACTCATACAGGAGTACAAATAACGAGTTGCTATGAAGATACAGCCATGAATATTTCTGATAAATGTAATTTAGCATCAGATGTCCGACTATCGGACTCAATCTCGAAAGTAATCAACGAAAGATGTCGAGAGGGACTACTAAAAAAa GATTCATTCAAACGAGATAATGGTCAAATTAAACTAGATGGTAGTGTTTGTGGTGTATTGGATGCAGAAACGATCGGATCAGCCAATAAAAGCCAGTTTTGCTTCTCTTCAAAAAATG tttcttttcatattttgaacattACAATGACTCTAGATTCAAATCTCAGCTCTTCTGATATCTTAAAGCAACAGTTACTCCAACAA ttCAATAATGACATGCTCAAAAAAGTAGGATTCGCGGATCTTGGATTTATAGATTGGAATAAAAACTCCAACACATTAGAGGTATCCATGATAGTACGATTTTCTCAAACAACTATAGCTGACTCTACAATTTACGGTAATTTAACTCTTCGTCCCACAATTAAAAGTCTCGAAGTATTAAAACATTGCTTGGACGAGGACACTACAACAACCACAACTTCATTATTCACAACTAAAGACCCCAAAATAGACATTGTATCTCCAACTTCGAAGTCGAAAAAGCCctgtcaatttatttcaaaatatatgccCTTTGACGTGAGGACAGCGATCAATAAAAGATGTAGATCTTTAATTTCGTTTCAG ATTGAGTCCTTTGttggaaagaataagatttcaataaataataagcgCTGTGGAGTGGAAAATTCAACCAATGCAACTTATGCTATGAGTAGTCCAATCTGTTATTCGTATATTGATAATCAATTAA aaaggacGATAGTTCATGTCCTAAGGATTGAAGAAGAGTTATACATTCCAGATTTCGGAAATTTCAGAAAAGCAGCATTTcgtaaaatgaaaaagaaagtcGAAAATACA tacaATGAAGTATCCCTCAATTCCTCTCAATTAGTTGGATTCGGATTTGATCGAGCAATCTTACTTTCAATAGATCTCCCAACCTCTCCGACACGATCCCTTAGAAGAAAAAGAACACCTAAAGTTGGATTGGATGTATCTTTGGCCATTCAACTATCAAAAGCCAATGTTGATTTAAATGAATATGAAAGATACTTTAATAGAGAAACAAAAGGCGGCACAGTTCTCGGAGATAACAAATTGGATACATCCGTCAATcacattaaat ATGCTGAGAGCTGTAATGAGAGTTTGAAATCCGTATTCAAAGAGGTGGAAGCAGAAGTTCTTACTGCGAGTGGTATTGACCTTGAAGAAGTAAGTGTGACACCCATTGGATCTTCTATCGATTTAGTATGCCCCAGAGGCACAAAGTTTTCCTTTGATAACGATGGATTTGTCGTCAATGATGGAATATTTCAAGTAGTGTGTAACACGCATCAAAAATACTCTGTTCCCTTACCTTCATGGCCAAAATGCGTACAGTTTTGTCCATTAATATTACCAAATCCTCCTGAGCATACGGGATTGGTAAATGTGAAATCCGAATTCACTACTCCTTCTGGACAAAATGCAAGGTACATGTGCAAAAACAGCGATTTGGGAGTGGATCAAGGAAGTAGTATATATTATGAGGTTGAATGTCTCaacaatactaaatataaagtacCAACTTCAAAATATGATTGGCCAATCTGTGAAGTGAGAACGACAACAATGAGACCAG agatctCCATTGGAGTCAACAACATGTTGAATCGCTACAAATGGAACATCAACTATCACTATACACTATACCAAAGAGGTTCAGACTTCATTCCCAAGGAACTTAAAGACTACTTTAGTACTGTTACCATTCCTTGTTTTATAG GTTTGCTCGTAGTCATTCTGTTCTGCCTTTGTTTTACTCGAAACGATAGTCCAATTTGTTTGATATGCAAGGACTCGACTCTGCGGAAGAAGAAAACCCTTATCCCACTGAAGaactttgaaaacaattaa